The Paracoccus liaowanqingii genome window below encodes:
- the ccrA gene encoding crotonyl-CoA carboxylase/reductase, whose amino-acid sequence MALDAPTPIAPYDAPVKDLYDIGEMPPLGHVPAQMHAWTIRRERQGEPDQAMQLEVVDTPAIDSNEVLVLVMAAGVNYNGIWAGLGQPISMFDVHKQPYHIAGSDASGIVWAVGDKVKRWKVGDEVVIHCNQDDGDDEHCNGGDPMFSPTQRIWGYETPDGSFAQFTRVQAQQLMPRPTHLTWEESACYTLTLATAYRMLFGHEPHELKPGMNVLVWGASGGLGSYAIQLINAAGGNAIGVISEEDKRDFVMGLGAKGVINRKEFRCWGQLPTVNTPEYKEWFTEARKFGAAIWAITGKGNNVDIVFEHPGEATFPVSTLVCKKGGMIVICAGTTGFNCTFDVRYLWMHQKRVQGSHFAHLKQASAANQLMLERRLDPCMSEVFPWADIPAAHMKMYKNQHKPGNMSVLVQSPVAGLRTFEDALDAGRR is encoded by the coding sequence ATGGCCCTCGACGCCCCGACCCCGATCGCACCCTATGACGCCCCCGTCAAAGACCTCTACGACATCGGCGAGATGCCCCCCCTGGGCCATGTTCCCGCGCAGATGCACGCCTGGACGATCCGCCGCGAGCGTCAGGGCGAGCCCGATCAGGCCATGCAGCTGGAGGTCGTCGACACCCCCGCCATCGACAGCAACGAGGTGCTGGTCTTGGTGATGGCGGCGGGCGTGAACTACAACGGGATCTGGGCGGGCCTGGGCCAGCCGATCAGCATGTTCGACGTGCACAAGCAGCCCTATCACATCGCGGGCTCGGACGCCTCGGGTATCGTGTGGGCGGTGGGCGACAAGGTCAAGCGCTGGAAGGTCGGCGACGAGGTCGTGATCCACTGCAACCAGGATGACGGCGACGACGAGCATTGCAACGGCGGCGACCCGATGTTCTCGCCCACGCAGCGGATCTGGGGCTACGAGACGCCGGATGGCAGTTTCGCCCAGTTCACCCGCGTGCAGGCCCAGCAGTTGATGCCCCGCCCCACCCACCTGACCTGGGAGGAATCGGCCTGCTACACCCTGACCCTGGCCACCGCCTATCGCATGCTGTTCGGGCACGAGCCGCACGAGCTGAAGCCCGGCATGAACGTGCTGGTCTGGGGCGCCTCGGGGGGCCTGGGGTCCTATGCCATCCAGCTGATCAACGCCGCAGGCGGCAATGCCATCGGCGTCATCAGCGAGGAGGACAAGCGCGACTTCGTCATGGGCCTGGGCGCGAAAGGCGTCATCAACCGCAAGGAATTCCGCTGCTGGGGCCAGCTGCCCACCGTGAACACCCCCGAATACAAGGAGTGGTTCACCGAGGCGCGCAAGTTCGGCGCCGCCATCTGGGCGATCACCGGCAAGGGCAACAATGTCGACATCGTCTTCGAGCATCCCGGCGAGGCGACCTTCCCCGTCTCGACCCTGGTCTGCAAGAAAGGCGGCATGATCGTCATCTGCGCCGGCACCACCGGGTTCAACTGCACCTTCGACGTGCGATACCTGTGGATGCACCAGAAGCGCGTGCAGGGCAGCCACTTCGCCCATCTCAAGCAGGCCAGCGCCGCCAACCAGCTGATGCTGGAGCGTCGCCTGGATCCCTGCATGTCCGAGGTCTTCCCCTGGGCCGACATTCCGGCGGCGCATATGAAGATGTACAAGAACCAGCACAAGCCGGGCAACATGTCCGTTCTGGTCCAGTCGCCCGTCGCGGGCCTGCGCACCTTCGAGGATGCGCTGGACGCCGGGCGCCGCTGA
- a CDS encoding protein meaA, with protein MQYFRAKQRNNISTRDAALPRCGELTTHLCVCIPVSQDIFLRGTVMADKDKPWLFRTYAGHSTAAKSNALYRTNLSKGQTGLSVAFDLPTQTGYDSDHILARGEVGKVGVPISHLGDMRTLFRDIPLDQMNTSMTINATAPWLLSLYIAVAEEQGADVGQLQGTVQNDLIKEYLSRGTYICPPKPSLAMITDVAAYTREHLPRWNPMNVCSYHLQEAGATPEQELSYALATAIAVLDDLKGKVPADSFPEMVGRISFFVNAGIRFVTELCKMRAFTELWDEITRDRYGITDEKYRRFRYGVQVNSLGLTEQQPENNVYRILLEMLAVTLSKSARARAVQLPAWNEALGLPRPWDQQWSLRMQQILAYETDLLEYGDLFDGNPVIAAKVEDLKQGARNELALLDQMGGAIAAIDHMKARLVESNAARLGRIETNETVVVGVNRWQQAEPSPLTAGDGGIMTVDPAVEQDQIGRLQAWRADRDAEAVRRALEDLREAARTGGNVMPASIAAARAGVTTGEWAGVMREVHGEYRGPTGVSSSPSNRTEGLEQIREAVDAVSVRLGRRLKFLVGKPGLDGHSNGAEQIAFRARDCGMDITYEGIRLTPEDIVRRAREEEAHVLGLSILSGSHMPLIADLMARMRAEGLAHVPVIVGGIIPDDDARRLTEMGVARVYTPKDFQLNTIMLDIVQLVEPGAEAA; from the coding sequence ATGCAATACTTCAGGGCGAAACAAAGAAACAATATTTCAACGAGGGACGCCGCATTGCCGCGCTGCGGCGAATTGACGACGCATCTATGTGTCTGTATCCCTGTGTCTCAGGACATATTCTTGCGAGGGACCGTGATGGCCGACAAGGACAAGCCCTGGCTGTTCCGCACCTATGCGGGCCATTCCACGGCGGCGAAATCGAATGCGCTGTATCGCACCAACCTGTCCAAGGGGCAGACCGGCCTGTCGGTGGCCTTCGACCTGCCGACCCAGACCGGCTATGACAGCGACCACATCCTGGCGCGGGGCGAGGTGGGCAAGGTCGGCGTCCCGATCAGCCATCTGGGCGACATGCGCACGCTGTTCCGCGATATCCCGCTGGACCAGATGAACACCTCGATGACGATCAACGCGACCGCGCCGTGGCTGTTGTCGCTGTATATCGCCGTGGCCGAGGAACAGGGGGCCGATGTCGGCCAGCTGCAGGGCACGGTGCAGAACGACCTGATCAAGGAATACCTGTCGCGCGGCACCTATATCTGCCCACCCAAGCCATCGTTGGCGATGATCACCGACGTCGCCGCCTACACGCGCGAGCATCTGCCGCGCTGGAACCCGATGAATGTCTGCAGCTATCACCTGCAGGAGGCCGGGGCCACGCCCGAGCAGGAACTGTCCTATGCGCTGGCCACCGCCATCGCCGTGCTGGACGACCTGAAGGGCAAGGTGCCCGCCGACAGCTTCCCCGAGATGGTCGGGCGTATCAGCTTCTTCGTGAATGCCGGCATCCGCTTCGTGACCGAGCTGTGCAAGATGCGCGCCTTCACCGAGCTGTGGGACGAGATCACCCGCGACCGCTATGGCATCACCGACGAGAAGTACCGCCGGTTCCGCTATGGCGTGCAGGTCAACAGCCTGGGCCTGACCGAGCAGCAGCCCGAGAACAACGTCTATCGCATCCTGCTGGAGATGCTGGCGGTGACGCTGTCCAAAAGCGCCCGCGCCCGCGCCGTGCAATTGCCCGCCTGGAACGAGGCGCTTGGCCTGCCGCGCCCCTGGGACCAGCAATGGTCGCTGCGCATGCAGCAGATCCTGGCCTACGAGACCGACCTGCTGGAATATGGCGACCTGTTCGACGGCAACCCGGTGATCGCGGCCAAGGTCGAGGATCTGAAGCAGGGCGCCCGGAACGAGCTGGCGCTGCTGGACCAGATGGGCGGGGCGATCGCCGCGATCGACCACATGAAGGCGCGGCTCGTCGAATCGAATGCCGCGCGGCTTGGCCGGATCGAGACGAACGAGACGGTCGTCGTCGGCGTGAACCGCTGGCAGCAGGCCGAACCCTCGCCCCTGACCGCAGGCGACGGCGGGATCATGACCGTCGATCCGGCGGTCGAGCAGGACCAGATCGGCCGCCTGCAGGCCTGGCGCGCGGACCGGGACGCCGAGGCCGTGCGCCGCGCGCTGGAGGACCTGCGCGAGGCGGCGCGGACCGGGGGCAATGTCATGCCCGCCTCGATCGCGGCGGCGCGGGCCGGGGTCACGACCGGCGAATGGGCGGGCGTCATGCGCGAGGTCCACGGCGAATATCGCGGCCCGACGGGCGTGTCCTCCAGCCCGTCGAACCGGACCGAGGGGCTGGAACAGATCCGCGAGGCCGTCGATGCGGTCAGCGTCCGCCTAGGGCGGCGGCTGAAGTTCTTGGTGGGCAAGCCGGGACTGGACGGCCATTCCAACGGGGCCGAGCAGATCGCCTTCCGCGCCCGCGACTGCGGCATGGACATCACCTACGAGGGCATCCGCCTGACCCCCGAGGACATCGTGCGCCGCGCCCGCGAGGAAGAGGCCCATGTCCTGGGCCTGTCGATCCTGTCGGGCAGCCACATGCCGCTGATTGCGGATCTGATGGCGCGCATGCGGGCCGAGGGGCTGGCCCATGTGCCGGTGATCGTCGGCGGCATCATCCCCGACGACGATGCCCGTCGCCTGACCGAGATGGGCGTCGCGCGTGTCTACACGCCCAAGGATTTCCAGCTGAACACCATCATGCTGGACATCGTGCAGCTGGTCGAACCGGGGGCAGAGGCCGCCTGA
- a CDS encoding acyltransferase family protein — protein MAIYLPIYGPDLTGAGHAARTLVFGYFHLWFLPGLLVSALLVWLLRRSGRIGGAAALLAATGLGMQVLVLSGQAQISLDSYRNGLFTIFPFFAAGVLLAQGRGRWLERRALPLAGLSLLAVLGESLIWYRIAGGGWGVDMMASLLLAAPALFLAAKALPGPGDGKRIASMAAFVYFSHVMMMIVASRFGLEGDVKALAVMALCLGLAAWLGIGTRRPVLAFFT, from the coding sequence ATGGCGATCTATCTGCCGATCTATGGGCCGGACCTGACCGGGGCGGGCCATGCGGCGCGGACGCTGGTCTTCGGCTATTTCCACCTGTGGTTCCTGCCGGGACTGCTGGTCTCGGCCCTGCTGGTCTGGCTGCTGCGGCGCTCCGGGCGGATCGGCGGGGCGGCGGCGCTGTTGGCGGCGACGGGGCTTGGGATGCAGGTCCTGGTCCTGTCGGGGCAGGCGCAGATCTCTCTGGACAGCTATCGCAACGGGCTGTTCACCATCTTTCCCTTCTTCGCGGCGGGCGTGCTGCTGGCGCAGGGACGGGGGCGCTGGCTGGAGCGCCGGGCCCTGCCGCTGGCGGGGCTTTCGCTGCTGGCCGTGCTGGGGGAAAGCCTGATCTGGTACCGGATCGCCGGAGGGGGCTGGGGCGTGGACATGATGGCCTCGCTGCTGCTGGCGGCGCCCGCGCTGTTCCTGGCGGCCAAGGCGCTTCCGGGGCCGGGGGACGGCAAGCGGATCGCCAGCATGGCGGCCTTCGTCTATTTCAGCCACGTGATGATGATGATCGTCGCCAGCCGCTTCGGGCTGGAGGGCGACGTGAAGGCGCTTGCGGTGATGGCCCTGTGCCTGGGGCTGGCCGCCTGGCTGGGCATCGGCACGCGCCGGCCGGTCCTGGCCTTCTTCACCTGA
- the rpmE gene encoding 50S ribosomal protein L31, which produces MKKEIHPDYHMISIKMTDGTTYSTRSTWGAEGDSMSLDIDPTSHPAWTGGSGRLMDAGGRVSKFKSKYAGLGF; this is translated from the coding sequence ATGAAAAAAGAAATTCACCCCGATTATCACATGATCTCGATCAAGATGACGGACGGAACGACCTATTCCACGCGGTCCACCTGGGGCGCCGAGGGCGATTCCATGTCGCTGGACATCGATCCGACCTCGCACCCGGCCTGGACCGGCGGCTCGGGCCGCCTGATGGATGCCGGCGGCCGCGTGTCCAAGTTCAAGTCGAAATACGCCGGCCTGGGCTTCTGA